In Zingiber officinale cultivar Zhangliang chromosome 1A, Zo_v1.1, whole genome shotgun sequence, a genomic segment contains:
- the LOC122037380 gene encoding two-component response regulator ORR9-like isoform X2: MGVDREAEFHVLAVDDSLIDRKLIERLLRTSSYQVTTVDSGSKALELLGLGEEPGLSSPASPDKNEIEVNLIITDYCMPGMTGYDLLKRIKGIPVVIMSSENVPSRINRCLEGGAEEFFLKPIQLSDMTRLRPYMQKGKVKEQQQSQQQQQQQLQEKNITSGSSNSNSNKRKAMEDGGIFPEKTRPRLSSSSLASV; encoded by the exons atggGTGTTGATAGAGAGGCAGAGTTTCATGTGTTGGCTGTCGATGACAGTCTCATTGACAGGAAGCTCATTGAGAGGCTCCTCAGGACCTCATCCTACCAAG TTACCACAGTGGATTCCGGGAGTAAAGCTCTTGAATTGTTGGGATTGGGAGAGGAACCAGGTCTCTCATCGCCTGCCTCACCAGATAAGAAT GAGATCGAGGTGAACTTGATCATAACAGACTACTGCATGCCTGGAATGACAGGGTATGATCTTCTCAAGAGAATCAAG GGCATTCCAGTGGTGATCATGTCCTCCGAGAACGTGCCTTCCAGGATCAACAG ATGCTTGGAAGGAGGAGCAGAAGAGTTCTTTCTCAAGCCCATACAGCTCTCGGACATGACAAGGCTCAGACCTTATATgcaaaaaggaaaagtaaaagagcaGCAACAAtcacaacaacaacagcaacaacaattgCAGGAAAAAAACATTACCAGTGGCAGCAGCAATAGCAATAGTAATAAAAGAAAAGCCATGGAGGATGGTGGAATTTTTCCTGAGAAAACAAGACCAAGATTGTCCAGTAGTAGCTTGGCATCTGTATGA
- the LOC122004492 gene encoding uncharacterized protein LOC122004492, with protein MEAEASFSTISPPVFDEDNYQIWAVRMETYLDALDLWEALDVDYEIPVLPANPTMAQIKVHKEKKTKKSKAKACLFAAVSATIFSRIMSLQTAKEIWDYLKSKYEGDERIRGMQVLNLIRDFEMQKMKKTETIKEYVDRLLAIANRVRLLGSSLTDSRIVEKILVTLPERFEATITTFENTKDLTRITLAELLNALQAQ; from the coding sequence ATGGAAGCAGAAGCAAGTTTCTCTACTATTTCTCCACCAGTGTTCGATGAAGATAATTACCAGATATGGGCAGTACGCATGGAGACATACTTGGATGCTTTGGATCTTTGGGAAGCACTCGATGTTGATTACGAAATTCCTGTTCTTCCTGCAAATCCTACCATGGCTCAGATCAAAGTACATAAggagaagaagacgaagaagtCAAAGGCTAAAGCTTGTTTGTTTGCTGCAGTTTCAGCCACTATATTTTCTCGAATCATGTCTCTTCAGACGGCAAAGGAGATCTGGGATTATCTCAAGTCAAAATATGAAGGAGATGAAAGAATTCGTGGAATGCAGGTGTTGAATCTAATTCGTGATTTTGAGATGCAGAAAATGAAGAAAACAGAGACCATCAAGGAGTACGTTGACAGACTTCTTGCGATAGCAAATCGAGTTCGATTACTAGGTTCTTCATTGACAGACTCAAGAATTGTTGAGAAAATTCTTGTAACTCTGCCCGAAAGGTTTGAGGCTACCATCACTACTTTCGAAAATACGAAGGATCTGACCAGAATTACACTGGCAGAACTCTTGAATGCCTTACAAGCACAATAA
- the LOC122037380 gene encoding two-component response regulator ORR9-like isoform X1, with the protein MGVDREAEFHVLAVDDSLIDRKLIERLLRTSSYQVTTVDSGSKALELLGLGEEPGLSSPASPDKNEIEVNLIITDYCMPGMTGYDLLKRIKGSSSLKGIPVVIMSSENVPSRINRCLEGGAEEFFLKPIQLSDMTRLRPYMQKGKVKEQQQSQQQQQQQLQEKNITSGSSNSNSNKRKAMEDGGIFPEKTRPRLSSSSLASV; encoded by the exons atggGTGTTGATAGAGAGGCAGAGTTTCATGTGTTGGCTGTCGATGACAGTCTCATTGACAGGAAGCTCATTGAGAGGCTCCTCAGGACCTCATCCTACCAAG TTACCACAGTGGATTCCGGGAGTAAAGCTCTTGAATTGTTGGGATTGGGAGAGGAACCAGGTCTCTCATCGCCTGCCTCACCAGATAAGAAT GAGATCGAGGTGAACTTGATCATAACAGACTACTGCATGCCTGGAATGACAGGGTATGATCTTCTCAAGAGAATCAAG GGTTCTTCATCTTTGAAGGGCATTCCAGTGGTGATCATGTCCTCCGAGAACGTGCCTTCCAGGATCAACAG ATGCTTGGAAGGAGGAGCAGAAGAGTTCTTTCTCAAGCCCATACAGCTCTCGGACATGACAAGGCTCAGACCTTATATgcaaaaaggaaaagtaaaagagcaGCAACAAtcacaacaacaacagcaacaacaattgCAGGAAAAAAACATTACCAGTGGCAGCAGCAATAGCAATAGTAATAAAAGAAAAGCCATGGAGGATGGTGGAATTTTTCCTGAGAAAACAAGACCAAGATTGTCCAGTAGTAGCTTGGCATCTGTATGA